Proteins encoded in a region of the Hippopotamus amphibius kiboko isolate mHipAmp2 chromosome 11, mHipAmp2.hap2, whole genome shotgun sequence genome:
- the DEF6 gene encoding differentially expressed in FDCP 6 homolog isoform X4, which yields MALRKELLKSIWYAFTALDVEKSGKVSKSQLKVLSHNLYTVLHIPHDPVALEEHFRDDDDGPVSSQGYMPYLNKYILDKAWWQVEEGAFVKEHFDELCWTLTAKKNYRVDSNGNSMLSNQDAFRLWCLFNFLSEDKYPLIMVPDEGYLWKRGHLRRNWAERWFQLQPSCLCYFGSEECKEKRGTIPLDAQCCVEVLPDREGKRCMFCVKTASRTYEMSASDTRQRQEWTAAIQTAIRLQAEGKTSLHKDLKQKRREQREQRERRRAAKEEEMLRLQQLQEEKERKLQELELLQEAQRQAERLLQEEEERRRSQHRELQQALEGQLREAEQARASMQAEMELKKEEAARQRQRIKELEEMQQRLQEALHLEVKARRDEEAVRLAQTRLLEEEEEKLKQLLQLKEEQERYIERAQQEKQELQQEMALQSRSLQQAQQQLEEVRQNRQRADEDVEAAQRKLRQASTNVKHWNVQMNRLMHPIEPGDKRPTTSSSFTGFQAPLLARRDSSLKRMTRWGSRDSKTPSPSSSEQQKSLNGGEEAPISASTSEEDKVDPTPEN from the exons ATGGCCCTGCGCAAGGAGCTGCTTAAGTCCATCTGGTATGCTTTCACCGCGCTGGACGTGGAGAAGAGCGGCAAGGTCTCCAAGTCCCAGCTCAAG GTGCTGTCCCACAACCTGTACACCGTCCTCCACATCCCTCATGACCCCGTGGCCCTGGAAGAGCACTTCCGAGACGATGACGATGGCCCCGTGTCCAGCCAGGGATACATGCCCTACCTCAACAAGTACATCCTGGACAAG GCCTGGtggcaggtggaggagggggctttCGTTAAGGAGCACTTTGATGAGCTGTGCTGGACCCTGACGGCCAAGAAGAACTATCGGGTGGATAGCAACGGGAACAGCATGCTCTCCAATCAGGATGCCTTCCGCCTCTGGTGCCTCTTCAACTTCCTATCTGAGGACAAGTACCCTCTGATCATGGTTCCTGATGAG GGCTACCTGTGGAAGCGAGGGCACCTGAGGAGGAACTGGGCAGAACGCTGGTTCCAGCTGCAGCCCAGCTGCCTCTGCTATTTTGGGAGTGAAGAGTGCAAGGAGAAAAGGGGTACAATCCCGCTGGATGCACAGTGCTGCGTGGAG GTGCTGCCCGACCGAGAGGGGAAGCGCTGCATGTTCTGTGTGAAGACTGCCTCCCGCACATACGAGATGAGCGCCTCAGACACGCGCCAGCGCCAGGAGTGGACGGCTG CCATCCAGACGGCGATCCGGCTGCAGGCCGAGGGGAAGACGTCGCTGCACAAAGACCTGAAGCAGAAGCGACGCGAGCAGCGGGAGCAGAGGGAGCGTCGCCGGGCAGCCAAGGAGGAGGAGATGCTGCGACTGCAGCAGCTACAGGAGGAGAAGGAGCggaagctgcaggagctggagCTGCTGCAGGAGGCGCAGCGGCAGGCCGAGCGCCtactgcaggaggaggaggagcggcgCCGCAGCCAGCACCGCGAGCTGCAACAGGCGCTCGAGGGCCAGCTGCGCGAGGCGGAGCAG GCCAGGGCCTCCATGCAGGCTGAGATGGAGCTGAAGAAGGAGGAGGCTGCCCGGCAGCGGCAGCGCATCAAGGAGCTGGAGGAGATGCAGCAGAGGCTTCAGGAGGCCCTGCACCTGGAAGTGAAAGCTCGGCGGGACGAGGAGGCCGTGCGCCTAGCCCAGACCAG ACTgcttgaggaggaggaggagaagctgaaGCAGCTGCTGCAGCTGAAGGAGGAACAGGAGCGCTATATCGAGCGGGCGCAGCAGGAGAAGCAGGAACTGCAGCAGGAAATGGCCCTGCAGAGCCGCTCCCTGCAGCAGGCCcagcagcagctggaggaggTGCGGCAGAACCGGCAGAGGGCTGATGAGGACGTGGAG GCTGCCCAGCGCAAGTTGCGCCAGGCCAGTACCAATGTGAAACACTGGAACGTCCAGATGAACCGGCTCATGCATCCAATTGAACCTGGAG ACAAGCGTCCCACCACCAGCAGCTCCTTCACAGGCTTCCAGGCCCCTCTACTTGCCCGCCGTGACTCCTCCCTAAAGCGCATGACTCGCTGGGGATCCCGCGACAGCAAGACCCCCTCACCCAGCAGCAGTGAACAGCAGAAGTCCCTCAATGGTGGGGAAGAGGCTCCCATCTCAGCTTCCACCTCTGAGGAAGATAAAGTAGACCCAACACCAGAAAACTAA
- the DEF6 gene encoding differentially expressed in FDCP 6 homolog isoform X3, whose product MEVLSHNLYTVLHIPHDPVALEEHFRDDDDGPVSSQGYMPYLNKYILDKAWWQVEEGAFVKEHFDELCWTLTAKKNYRVDSNGNSMLSNQDAFRLWCLFNFLSEDKYPLIMVPDEVEYLLKKVLSSMSLEVGLGELEELLAQEAQAAQSTGGLSVWQFLELFNSGRCLRGVGRDTLSMAIHEVYQELIQDVLKQGYLWKRGHLRRNWAERWFQLQPSCLCYFGSEECKEKRGTIPLDAQCCVEVLPDREGKRCMFCVKTASRTYEMSASDTRQRQEWTAAIQTAIRLQAEGKTSLHKDLKQKRREQREQRERRRAAKEEEMLRLQQLQEEKERKLQELELLQEAQRQAERLLQEEEERRRSQHRELQQALEGQLREAEQARASMQAEMELKKEEAARQRQRIKELEEMQQRLQEALHLEVKARRDEEAVRLAQTRLLEEEEEKLKQLLQLKEEQERYIERAQQEKQELQQEMALQSRSLQQAQQQLEEVRQNRQRADEDVEAAQRKLRQASTNVKHWNVQMNRLMHPIEPGDKRPTTSSSFTGFQAPLLARRDSSLKRMTRWGSRDSKTPSPSSSEQQKSLNGGEEAPISASTSEEDKVDPTPEN is encoded by the exons ATGGAG GTGCTGTCCCACAACCTGTACACCGTCCTCCACATCCCTCATGACCCCGTGGCCCTGGAAGAGCACTTCCGAGACGATGACGATGGCCCCGTGTCCAGCCAGGGATACATGCCCTACCTCAACAAGTACATCCTGGACAAG GCCTGGtggcaggtggaggagggggctttCGTTAAGGAGCACTTTGATGAGCTGTGCTGGACCCTGACGGCCAAGAAGAACTATCGGGTGGATAGCAACGGGAACAGCATGCTCTCCAATCAGGATGCCTTCCGCCTCTGGTGCCTCTTCAACTTCCTATCTGAGGACAAGTACCCTCTGATCATGGTTCCTGATGAG GTGGAATACCTGCTGAAGAAGGTGCTCAGCAGCATGAGCTTGGAGGTGGGCTTGGGTGAGCTGGAGGAGCTACTGGCCCAGGaggcccaggcagcccagagcacAGGCGGGCTCAGCGTCTGGCAGTTCCTGGAGCTCTTCAACTCAGGCCGCTGTCTGCGAGGTGTGGGGCGGGACACCCTCAGCATGGCCATCCACGAGGTCTACCAGGAGCTCATCCAAGATGTCCTGAAGCAG GGCTACCTGTGGAAGCGAGGGCACCTGAGGAGGAACTGGGCAGAACGCTGGTTCCAGCTGCAGCCCAGCTGCCTCTGCTATTTTGGGAGTGAAGAGTGCAAGGAGAAAAGGGGTACAATCCCGCTGGATGCACAGTGCTGCGTGGAG GTGCTGCCCGACCGAGAGGGGAAGCGCTGCATGTTCTGTGTGAAGACTGCCTCCCGCACATACGAGATGAGCGCCTCAGACACGCGCCAGCGCCAGGAGTGGACGGCTG CCATCCAGACGGCGATCCGGCTGCAGGCCGAGGGGAAGACGTCGCTGCACAAAGACCTGAAGCAGAAGCGACGCGAGCAGCGGGAGCAGAGGGAGCGTCGCCGGGCAGCCAAGGAGGAGGAGATGCTGCGACTGCAGCAGCTACAGGAGGAGAAGGAGCggaagctgcaggagctggagCTGCTGCAGGAGGCGCAGCGGCAGGCCGAGCGCCtactgcaggaggaggaggagcggcgCCGCAGCCAGCACCGCGAGCTGCAACAGGCGCTCGAGGGCCAGCTGCGCGAGGCGGAGCAG GCCAGGGCCTCCATGCAGGCTGAGATGGAGCTGAAGAAGGAGGAGGCTGCCCGGCAGCGGCAGCGCATCAAGGAGCTGGAGGAGATGCAGCAGAGGCTTCAGGAGGCCCTGCACCTGGAAGTGAAAGCTCGGCGGGACGAGGAGGCCGTGCGCCTAGCCCAGACCAG ACTgcttgaggaggaggaggagaagctgaaGCAGCTGCTGCAGCTGAAGGAGGAACAGGAGCGCTATATCGAGCGGGCGCAGCAGGAGAAGCAGGAACTGCAGCAGGAAATGGCCCTGCAGAGCCGCTCCCTGCAGCAGGCCcagcagcagctggaggaggTGCGGCAGAACCGGCAGAGGGCTGATGAGGACGTGGAG GCTGCCCAGCGCAAGTTGCGCCAGGCCAGTACCAATGTGAAACACTGGAACGTCCAGATGAACCGGCTCATGCATCCAATTGAACCTGGAG ACAAGCGTCCCACCACCAGCAGCTCCTTCACAGGCTTCCAGGCCCCTCTACTTGCCCGCCGTGACTCCTCCCTAAAGCGCATGACTCGCTGGGGATCCCGCGACAGCAAGACCCCCTCACCCAGCAGCAGTGAACAGCAGAAGTCCCTCAATGGTGGGGAAGAGGCTCCCATCTCAGCTTCCACCTCTGAGGAAGATAAAGTAGACCCAACACCAGAAAACTAA
- the DEF6 gene encoding differentially expressed in FDCP 6 homolog isoform X1, with product MALRKELLKSIWYAFTALDVEKSGKVSKSQLKVLSHNLYTVLHIPHDPVALEEHFRDDDDGPVSSQGYMPYLNKYILDKAWWQVEEGAFVKEHFDELCWTLTAKKNYRVDSNGNSMLSNQDAFRLWCLFNFLSEDKYPLIMVPDEVEYLLKKVLSSMSLEVGLGELEELLAQEAQAAQSTGGLSVWQFLELFNSGRCLRGVGRDTLSMAIHEVYQELIQDVLKQGYLWKRGHLRRNWAERWFQLQPSCLCYFGSEECKEKRGTIPLDAQCCVEVLPDREGKRCMFCVKTASRTYEMSASDTRQRQEWTAAIQTAIRLQAEGKTSLHKDLKQKRREQREQRERRRAAKEEEMLRLQQLQEEKERKLQELELLQEAQRQAERLLQEEEERRRSQHRELQQALEGQLREAEQARASMQAEMELKKEEAARQRQRIKELEEMQQRLQEALHLEVKARRDEEAVRLAQTRLLEEEEEKLKQLLQLKEEQERYIERAQQEKQELQQEMALQSRSLQQAQQQLEEVRQNRQRADEDVEAAQRKLRQASTNVKHWNVQMNRLMHPIEPGDKRPTTSSSFTGFQAPLLARRDSSLKRMTRWGSRDSKTPSPSSSEQQKSLNGGEEAPISASTSEEDKVDPTPEN from the exons ATGGCCCTGCGCAAGGAGCTGCTTAAGTCCATCTGGTATGCTTTCACCGCGCTGGACGTGGAGAAGAGCGGCAAGGTCTCCAAGTCCCAGCTCAAG GTGCTGTCCCACAACCTGTACACCGTCCTCCACATCCCTCATGACCCCGTGGCCCTGGAAGAGCACTTCCGAGACGATGACGATGGCCCCGTGTCCAGCCAGGGATACATGCCCTACCTCAACAAGTACATCCTGGACAAG GCCTGGtggcaggtggaggagggggctttCGTTAAGGAGCACTTTGATGAGCTGTGCTGGACCCTGACGGCCAAGAAGAACTATCGGGTGGATAGCAACGGGAACAGCATGCTCTCCAATCAGGATGCCTTCCGCCTCTGGTGCCTCTTCAACTTCCTATCTGAGGACAAGTACCCTCTGATCATGGTTCCTGATGAG GTGGAATACCTGCTGAAGAAGGTGCTCAGCAGCATGAGCTTGGAGGTGGGCTTGGGTGAGCTGGAGGAGCTACTGGCCCAGGaggcccaggcagcccagagcacAGGCGGGCTCAGCGTCTGGCAGTTCCTGGAGCTCTTCAACTCAGGCCGCTGTCTGCGAGGTGTGGGGCGGGACACCCTCAGCATGGCCATCCACGAGGTCTACCAGGAGCTCATCCAAGATGTCCTGAAGCAG GGCTACCTGTGGAAGCGAGGGCACCTGAGGAGGAACTGGGCAGAACGCTGGTTCCAGCTGCAGCCCAGCTGCCTCTGCTATTTTGGGAGTGAAGAGTGCAAGGAGAAAAGGGGTACAATCCCGCTGGATGCACAGTGCTGCGTGGAG GTGCTGCCCGACCGAGAGGGGAAGCGCTGCATGTTCTGTGTGAAGACTGCCTCCCGCACATACGAGATGAGCGCCTCAGACACGCGCCAGCGCCAGGAGTGGACGGCTG CCATCCAGACGGCGATCCGGCTGCAGGCCGAGGGGAAGACGTCGCTGCACAAAGACCTGAAGCAGAAGCGACGCGAGCAGCGGGAGCAGAGGGAGCGTCGCCGGGCAGCCAAGGAGGAGGAGATGCTGCGACTGCAGCAGCTACAGGAGGAGAAGGAGCggaagctgcaggagctggagCTGCTGCAGGAGGCGCAGCGGCAGGCCGAGCGCCtactgcaggaggaggaggagcggcgCCGCAGCCAGCACCGCGAGCTGCAACAGGCGCTCGAGGGCCAGCTGCGCGAGGCGGAGCAG GCCAGGGCCTCCATGCAGGCTGAGATGGAGCTGAAGAAGGAGGAGGCTGCCCGGCAGCGGCAGCGCATCAAGGAGCTGGAGGAGATGCAGCAGAGGCTTCAGGAGGCCCTGCACCTGGAAGTGAAAGCTCGGCGGGACGAGGAGGCCGTGCGCCTAGCCCAGACCAG ACTgcttgaggaggaggaggagaagctgaaGCAGCTGCTGCAGCTGAAGGAGGAACAGGAGCGCTATATCGAGCGGGCGCAGCAGGAGAAGCAGGAACTGCAGCAGGAAATGGCCCTGCAGAGCCGCTCCCTGCAGCAGGCCcagcagcagctggaggaggTGCGGCAGAACCGGCAGAGGGCTGATGAGGACGTGGAG GCTGCCCAGCGCAAGTTGCGCCAGGCCAGTACCAATGTGAAACACTGGAACGTCCAGATGAACCGGCTCATGCATCCAATTGAACCTGGAG ACAAGCGTCCCACCACCAGCAGCTCCTTCACAGGCTTCCAGGCCCCTCTACTTGCCCGCCGTGACTCCTCCCTAAAGCGCATGACTCGCTGGGGATCCCGCGACAGCAAGACCCCCTCACCCAGCAGCAGTGAACAGCAGAAGTCCCTCAATGGTGGGGAAGAGGCTCCCATCTCAGCTTCCACCTCTGAGGAAGATAAAGTAGACCCAACACCAGAAAACTAA
- the DEF6 gene encoding differentially expressed in FDCP 6 homolog isoform X2: MALRKELLKSIWYAFTALDVEKSGKVSKSQLKVLSHNLYTVLHIPHDPVALEEHFRDDDDGPVSSQGYMPYLNKYILDKVEEGAFVKEHFDELCWTLTAKKNYRVDSNGNSMLSNQDAFRLWCLFNFLSEDKYPLIMVPDEVEYLLKKVLSSMSLEVGLGELEELLAQEAQAAQSTGGLSVWQFLELFNSGRCLRGVGRDTLSMAIHEVYQELIQDVLKQGYLWKRGHLRRNWAERWFQLQPSCLCYFGSEECKEKRGTIPLDAQCCVEVLPDREGKRCMFCVKTASRTYEMSASDTRQRQEWTAAIQTAIRLQAEGKTSLHKDLKQKRREQREQRERRRAAKEEEMLRLQQLQEEKERKLQELELLQEAQRQAERLLQEEEERRRSQHRELQQALEGQLREAEQARASMQAEMELKKEEAARQRQRIKELEEMQQRLQEALHLEVKARRDEEAVRLAQTRLLEEEEEKLKQLLQLKEEQERYIERAQQEKQELQQEMALQSRSLQQAQQQLEEVRQNRQRADEDVEAAQRKLRQASTNVKHWNVQMNRLMHPIEPGDKRPTTSSSFTGFQAPLLARRDSSLKRMTRWGSRDSKTPSPSSSEQQKSLNGGEEAPISASTSEEDKVDPTPEN; this comes from the exons ATGGCCCTGCGCAAGGAGCTGCTTAAGTCCATCTGGTATGCTTTCACCGCGCTGGACGTGGAGAAGAGCGGCAAGGTCTCCAAGTCCCAGCTCAAG GTGCTGTCCCACAACCTGTACACCGTCCTCCACATCCCTCATGACCCCGTGGCCCTGGAAGAGCACTTCCGAGACGATGACGATGGCCCCGTGTCCAGCCAGGGATACATGCCCTACCTCAACAAGTACATCCTGGACAAG gtggaggagggggctttCGTTAAGGAGCACTTTGATGAGCTGTGCTGGACCCTGACGGCCAAGAAGAACTATCGGGTGGATAGCAACGGGAACAGCATGCTCTCCAATCAGGATGCCTTCCGCCTCTGGTGCCTCTTCAACTTCCTATCTGAGGACAAGTACCCTCTGATCATGGTTCCTGATGAG GTGGAATACCTGCTGAAGAAGGTGCTCAGCAGCATGAGCTTGGAGGTGGGCTTGGGTGAGCTGGAGGAGCTACTGGCCCAGGaggcccaggcagcccagagcacAGGCGGGCTCAGCGTCTGGCAGTTCCTGGAGCTCTTCAACTCAGGCCGCTGTCTGCGAGGTGTGGGGCGGGACACCCTCAGCATGGCCATCCACGAGGTCTACCAGGAGCTCATCCAAGATGTCCTGAAGCAG GGCTACCTGTGGAAGCGAGGGCACCTGAGGAGGAACTGGGCAGAACGCTGGTTCCAGCTGCAGCCCAGCTGCCTCTGCTATTTTGGGAGTGAAGAGTGCAAGGAGAAAAGGGGTACAATCCCGCTGGATGCACAGTGCTGCGTGGAG GTGCTGCCCGACCGAGAGGGGAAGCGCTGCATGTTCTGTGTGAAGACTGCCTCCCGCACATACGAGATGAGCGCCTCAGACACGCGCCAGCGCCAGGAGTGGACGGCTG CCATCCAGACGGCGATCCGGCTGCAGGCCGAGGGGAAGACGTCGCTGCACAAAGACCTGAAGCAGAAGCGACGCGAGCAGCGGGAGCAGAGGGAGCGTCGCCGGGCAGCCAAGGAGGAGGAGATGCTGCGACTGCAGCAGCTACAGGAGGAGAAGGAGCggaagctgcaggagctggagCTGCTGCAGGAGGCGCAGCGGCAGGCCGAGCGCCtactgcaggaggaggaggagcggcgCCGCAGCCAGCACCGCGAGCTGCAACAGGCGCTCGAGGGCCAGCTGCGCGAGGCGGAGCAG GCCAGGGCCTCCATGCAGGCTGAGATGGAGCTGAAGAAGGAGGAGGCTGCCCGGCAGCGGCAGCGCATCAAGGAGCTGGAGGAGATGCAGCAGAGGCTTCAGGAGGCCCTGCACCTGGAAGTGAAAGCTCGGCGGGACGAGGAGGCCGTGCGCCTAGCCCAGACCAG ACTgcttgaggaggaggaggagaagctgaaGCAGCTGCTGCAGCTGAAGGAGGAACAGGAGCGCTATATCGAGCGGGCGCAGCAGGAGAAGCAGGAACTGCAGCAGGAAATGGCCCTGCAGAGCCGCTCCCTGCAGCAGGCCcagcagcagctggaggaggTGCGGCAGAACCGGCAGAGGGCTGATGAGGACGTGGAG GCTGCCCAGCGCAAGTTGCGCCAGGCCAGTACCAATGTGAAACACTGGAACGTCCAGATGAACCGGCTCATGCATCCAATTGAACCTGGAG ACAAGCGTCCCACCACCAGCAGCTCCTTCACAGGCTTCCAGGCCCCTCTACTTGCCCGCCGTGACTCCTCCCTAAAGCGCATGACTCGCTGGGGATCCCGCGACAGCAAGACCCCCTCACCCAGCAGCAGTGAACAGCAGAAGTCCCTCAATGGTGGGGAAGAGGCTCCCATCTCAGCTTCCACCTCTGAGGAAGATAAAGTAGACCCAACACCAGAAAACTAA